One part of the Arabidopsis thaliana chromosome 4, partial sequence genome encodes these proteins:
- a CDS encoding Pathogenesis-related thaumatin superfamily protein (Pathogenesis-related thaumatin superfamily protein; CONTAINS InterPro DOMAIN/s: Thaumatin, pathogenesis-related (InterPro:IPR001938); BEST Arabidopsis thaliana protein match is: THAUMATIN-LIKE PROTEIN 1 (TAIR:AT4G24180.1); Has 1636 Blast hits to 1618 proteins in 187 species: Archae - 0; Bacteria - 43; Metazoa - 60; Fungi - 87; Plants - 1419; Viruses - 4; Other Eukaryotes - 23 (source: NCBI BLink).) has translation MLKGSYGSTFTFANRCGYTVWPGILSNAGSPTLSTTGFELPKGTSRSLQAPTGWSGRFWARTGCKFDSSGSGTCKTGDCGSNAVECAGLGAAPPVTLAEFTLGTGGDDFYDVSLVDGYNIPMIVEVAGGSGQCASTGCTTDLNIQCPAELRFGDGDACKSACLAFRSPEYCCSGAYATPSSCRPSVYSEMFKAACPRSYSYAYDDATSTFTCAGGDYTVTFCPSSPSQKSTSYSPPVTDSSSTSQGSDPVPGSDTGYAGQGQQTPGQGNVYGSQGTGSEMGTGETMLQDGSWMAGLAMGEASRPAGVSLTVLLAAFTFPFIFS, from the exons aTGTTAAAAGGTTCGTATGGCTCAACATTCACATTCGCTAATCGGTGCGGCTACACCGTATGGCCTGGAATCCTATCGAATGCTGGCTCACCTACTCTCTCCACCACCGGATTTGAGCTCCCTAAAGGCACCTCTCGCTCTCTCCAAGCTCCCACCGGTTGGTCCGGTCGATTCTGGGCTCGTACCGGTTGCAAGTTCGACAGTTCTGGCTCCGGTACATGCAAAACCGGTGACTGCGGCTCCAACGCTGTCGAATGCGCCGGGCTTGGTGCCGCACCGCCTGTAACTCTCGCGGAGTTCACTCTAGGCACTGGCGGCGATGATTTCTACGACGTTAGTCTCGTCGACGGTTACAACATTCCGATGATAGTTGAAGTCGCCGGTGGATCTGGGCAGTGCGCTTCTACCGGATGCACTACGGATCTTAACATTCAGTGCCCTGCTGAGCTGCGTTTCGGCGACGGAGACGCTTGCAAAAGCGCGTGTTTAGCGTTTCGGAGTCCTGAATACTGTTGCAGCGGCGCGTATGCTACACCTTCTAGTTGTCGGCCTTCCGTGTATTCGGAGATGTTTAAAGCCGCGTGTCCTCGCTCCTATAGCTACGCTTACGACGATGCTACGAGCACTTTCACTTGCGCCGGTGGAGATTATACGGTGACGTTTTGCCCTTCTTCCCCTAG TCAAAAATCGACTAGCTACTCCCCTCCAGTGACAGACTCGTCGTCGACCTCACAAGGTTCCGATCCTGTGCCTGGTTCTGATACTGGTTACGCTGGTCAGGGTCAACAGACTCCAGGTCAAGGTAATGTGTACGGGTCACAGGGGACTGGGTCGGAGATGGGTACGGGTGAGACCATGTTACAAGACGGATCATGGATGGCTGGTTTGGCCATGGGAGAGGCAAGCAGACCAGCCGGCGTTTCATTGACAGTGCTGCTTGCTGCATTTACTTTTCCGTTTATTTTCTCGTAG
- the MYB4 gene encoding myb domain protein 4 (myb domain protein 4 (MYB4); CONTAINS InterPro DOMAIN/s: SANT, DNA-binding (InterPro:IPR001005), Homeodomain-like (InterPro:IPR009057), Myb, DNA-binding (InterPro:IPR014778), HTH transcriptional regulator, Myb-type, DNA-binding (InterPro:IPR017930), Homeodomain-related (InterPro:IPR012287), Myb transcription factor (InterPro:IPR015495); BEST Arabidopsis thaliana protein match is: myb domain protein 32 (TAIR:AT4G34990.1); Has 9208 Blast hits to 8453 proteins in 515 species: Archae - 0; Bacteria - 0; Metazoa - 855; Fungi - 510; Plants - 6018; Viruses - 3; Other Eukaryotes - 1822 (source: NCBI BLink).) yields the protein MGRSPCCEKAHTNKGAWTKEEDERLVAYIKAHGEGCWRSLPKAAGLLRCGKSCRLRWINYLRPDLKRGNFTEEEDELIIKLHSLLGNKWSLIAGRLPGRTDNEIKNYWNTHIRRKLINRGIDPTSHRPIQESSASQDSKPTQLEPVTSNTINISFTSAPKVETFHESISFPGKSEKISMLTFKEEKDECPVQEKFPDLNLELRISLPDDVDRLQGHGKSTTPRCFKCSLGMINGMECRCGRMRCDVVGGSSKGSDMSNGFDFLGLAKKETTSLLGFRSLEMK from the exons ATGGGAAGGTCACCGTGCTGTGAGAAAGCTCACACAAACAAAGGAGCATGGACGAAAGAAGAGGACGAGAGGCTCGTCGCCTACATTAAAGCTCATGGAGAAGGCTGCTGGAGATCTCTCCCCAAAGCCGCCGGACTTCTTCGCTGTGGCAAGAGCTGCCGTCTCCGGTGGATCAACTATCTCCGGCCTGACCTTAAGCGTGGAAACTTCaccgaggaagaagacgaactCATCATCAAGCTCCATAGCCTTCTTGGCAACAA ATGGTCGCTTATTGCCGGGAGATTACCGGGAAGAACAGATAACGAGATAAAGAACTATTGGAACACGCATATACGAAGAAAGCTTATAAACAGAGGGATTGATCCAACGAGTCATAGACCAATCCAAGAATCATCAGCTTCTCAAGATTCTAAACCTACACAACTAGAACCAGTTACGAGTAATACCATTAATATCTCATTCACTTCTGCTCCAAAGGTCGAAACGTTCCATGAAAGTATAAGCTTTCCGGGAAAATCAGAGAAAATCTCAATGCTTACgttcaaagaagaaaaagatgagtGCCCAGTTCAAGAAAAGTTCCCAGATTTGAATCTTGAGCTCAGAATCAGTCTTCCTGATGATGTTGATCGTCTTCAAGGGCATGGAAAGTCAACAACGCCACGTTGTTTCAAGTGCAGCTTAGGGATGATAAACGGCATGGAGTGCAGATGCGGAAGAATGAGATGCGATGTAGTCGGAGGTAGCAGCAAGGGGAGTGACATGAGCaatggatttgattttttagggTTGGCAAAGAAAGAGACCACTTCTCTTTTGGGCTTTCGAAGCTTGGAGATGAAATAA
- a CDS encoding Pathogenesis-related thaumatin superfamily protein (Pathogenesis-related thaumatin superfamily protein; CONTAINS InterPro DOMAIN/s: Thaumatin, pathogenesis-related (InterPro:IPR001938); BEST Arabidopsis thaliana protein match is: THAUMATIN-LIKE PROTEIN 1 (TAIR:AT4G24180.1); Has 30201 Blast hits to 17322 proteins in 780 species: Archae - 12; Bacteria - 1396; Metazoa - 17338; Fungi - 3422; Plants - 5037; Viruses - 0; Other Eukaryotes - 2996 (source: NCBI BLink).), which produces MMNLSSRRASSTLTLSFTVLLLASTGSYGSTFTFANRCGYTVWPGILSNAGSPTLSTTGFELPKGTSRSLQAPTGWSGRFWARTGCKFDSSGSGTCKTGDCGSNAVECAGLGAAPPVTLAEFTLGTGGDDFYDVSLVDGYNIPMIVEVAGGSGQCASTGCTTDLNIQCPAELRFGDGDACKSACLAFRSPEYCCSGAYATPSSCRPSVYSEMFKAACPRSYSYAYDDATSTFTCAGGDYTVTFCPSSPSQKSTSYSPPVTDSSSTSQGSDPVPGSDTGYAGQGQQTPGQGNVYGSQGTGSEMGTGETMLQDGSWMAGLAMGEASRPAGVSLTVLLAAFTFPFIFS; this is translated from the exons ATGATGAATCTTTCTTCTCGTCGCGCCTCTTCCACTCTCACATTGAGCTTCACTGTTCTCCTTTTAGCTTCCACAG GTTCGTATGGCTCAACATTCACATTCGCTAATCGGTGCGGCTACACCGTATGGCCTGGAATCCTATCGAATGCTGGCTCACCTACTCTCTCCACCACCGGATTTGAGCTCCCTAAAGGCACCTCTCGCTCTCTCCAAGCTCCCACCGGTTGGTCCGGTCGATTCTGGGCTCGTACCGGTTGCAAGTTCGACAGTTCTGGCTCCGGTACATGCAAAACCGGTGACTGCGGCTCCAACGCTGTCGAATGCGCCGGGCTTGGTGCCGCACCGCCTGTAACTCTCGCGGAGTTCACTCTAGGCACTGGCGGCGATGATTTCTACGACGTTAGTCTCGTCGACGGTTACAACATTCCGATGATAGTTGAAGTCGCCGGTGGATCTGGGCAGTGCGCTTCTACCGGATGCACTACGGATCTTAACATTCAGTGCCCTGCTGAGCTGCGTTTCGGCGACGGAGACGCTTGCAAAAGCGCGTGTTTAGCGTTTCGGAGTCCTGAATACTGTTGCAGCGGCGCGTATGCTACACCTTCTAGTTGTCGGCCTTCCGTGTATTCGGAGATGTTTAAAGCCGCGTGTCCTCGCTCCTATAGCTACGCTTACGACGATGCTACGAGCACTTTCACTTGCGCCGGTGGAGATTATACGGTGACGTTTTGCCCTTCTTCCCCTAG TCAAAAATCGACTAGCTACTCCCCTCCAGTGACAGACTCGTCGTCGACCTCACAAGGTTCCGATCCTGTGCCTGGTTCTGATACTGGTTACGCTGGTCAGGGTCAACAGACTCCAGGTCAAGGTAATGTGTACGGGTCACAGGGGACTGGGTCGGAGATGGGTACGGGTGAGACCATGTTACAAGACGGATCATGGATGGCTGGTTTGGCCATGGGAGAGGCAAGCAGACCAGCCGGCGTTTCATTGACAGTGCTGCTTGCTGCATTTACTTTTCCGTTTATTTTCTCGTAG
- a CDS encoding Plasma-membrane choline transporter family protein (Plasma-membrane choline transporter family protein; CONTAINS InterPro DOMAIN/s: Protein of unknown function DUF580 (InterPro:IPR007603); Has 30201 Blast hits to 17322 proteins in 780 species: Archae - 12; Bacteria - 1396; Metazoa - 17338; Fungi - 3422; Plants - 5037; Viruses - 0; Other Eukaryotes - 2996 (source: NCBI BLink).): protein MAADDGDPTKFAAIYDSSSPSHPLLSKPSTSALDSPRRSDPESDPTQFLQISYNFGPRTFKDIPFLLLFDLLVLSTFGFGIFSIFHRNNDYGNSSSFTYDFTSSSCVKNSTFTKISDGYYWASSSVMYGMVSSSDPVFEKDLIWTLVVTLILSVPFCFSVLLLLKHYTKQIVYACLPLFVLFPIFFNVYWFVACTLSSSCSDALPLAYRILVLVFVFLIIGIIVWIIVANWHRIDLTIQIISVASDALSKNLKLFVVLPLLTLGLVVYYAPIVVFLVFARFNGKFVPRELDGQYFCEWKEDSWVPAYYALAILTMIWSLAVMVEMQVYVISGAIAQWYFSKEDSIPKKCIRSSLRNAFGQSFGTICVSGLLICIVRVVRAIVDNAREENTQGIVNMVLRCCANALLGALDYLNKFTINFAAITGEAYCTSAKMTYELLRRNLLSAVFVETVSTRILTGIVFVLSAAYAVATWAVLRGVSNLGIDSYVVAVLAWVLLIVILAFFVHVLDDVIDTIYVCYAIDRDKGDVCKQEVHEVYVHLPISRSTRSSLIPNALNA from the exons ATGGCGGCGGACGACGGCGACCCCACTAAATTCGCTGCAATCTACGACTCATCCTCTCCGTCACACCCTCTTCTCTCTAAACCCTCCACGTCCGCTCTCGATTCTCCGCGTCGAAGTGATCCCGAATCCGACCCAACTCAGTTTCTTCAGATCTCCTACAATTTTGGCCCAAGAACTTTCAAGGACATCCCTTTCCTACTTCTCTTCGATCTTCTCGTACTCTCCACCTTTGGTTTTGGAATCTTCTCCATTTTTCATAGAAATAACGATTACGGGAACTCCTCTTCCTTCACCTACGATTTCACCTCTAGCTCCTGCGTCAAAAATTCTACCTTTACGAAAATTTCGGATGGGTACTACTGGGCTTCTTCGAGTGTCATGTACGGCATGGTTTCTTCGTCTGATCCAGTCTTTGAGAAGGATTTGATCTGGACACTTGTTGTAACGCTTATTTTAAGCGTGCCCTTCTGTTTTAGCGTCCTGCTTTTGCTCAAACACTACACTAAGCAGATTGTTTATGCTTGTTTACCTCTCTTTGTCCTTTTTCCCATCTTTTTCAATGTCTATTGGTTTGTCGCCTGTACTCTTAGCTCTTCTTGTAGCGATGCCCTCCCTCTAGCTTACAGAATACTTGTCCtagtctttgttttcttgatcatcGGGATCATTGTCTGGATCATAGTAGCTAATTGGCACAGAATTGATCTTACTATCCAAATCATCAGTGTTGCATCTGATGCCTTgtccaaaaatttgaaactttttgttgtGCTGCCGCTGCTGACTCTCGGGTTAGTGGTGTACTATGCGCCGATTGTGGTGTTCTTGGTGTTTGCAAGGTTTAATGGGAAGTTTGTGCCGCGAGAGTTGGATGGTCAGTACTTTTGTGAGTGGAAAGAAGATTCTTGGGTTCCTGCGTATTACGCTCTTGCCATTTTAACGATGATCTGGTCTCTTGCTGTAATGGTGGAAATGCAAGTGTATGTGATAAGTGGAGCTATTGCTCAGTGGTATTTCTCCAAGGAAGACTCAATCCCTAAAAAATGCATCCGGAGTTCTTTGAG GAATGCATTTGGTCAATCCTTTGGTACGATATGTGTATCAGGACTTCTCATATGCATTGTTCGTGTGGTCCGGGCAATTGTGGACAATGCAAGAGAAGAGAACACACAAGGAATAGTGAACATGGTTCTCCGTTGCTGTGCAAACGCCTTACTTGGTGCCCTTGACTATCTCAACAAGTTCACCATCAACTTTGCTGCAATAACAGGGGAAGCGTATTGCACCTCTGCGAAAATGACTTACGAGCTGTTAAGACGCAACCTACTGTCAGCTGTATTTGTCGAAACGGTTTCCACCAGAATCCTAACCGGAATAGTCTTTGTCCTGTCAGCCGCATATGCAGTCGCG ACATGGGCTGTTCTGAGAGGAGTGAGCAACCTGGGTATAGATTCGTACGTGGTGGCTGTACTGGCGTGGGTGTTACTGATTGTGATATTGGCTTTCTTTGTACATGTTCTTGACGATGTGATTGACACAATCTATGTCTGTTACGCGATTGATAGAGACAAAGGGGATGTATGTAAGCAGGAAGTTCACGAGGTTTATGTTCACTTGCCTATCAGCAGAAGCACAAGATCTTCTCTCATCCCAAATGCTCTTAATGCATAG
- a CDS encoding Glycosyl hydrolase family 10 protein (Glycosyl hydrolase family 10 protein; FUNCTIONS IN: cation binding, hydrolase activity, hydrolyzing O-glycosyl compounds, catalytic activity; INVOLVED IN: carbohydrate metabolic process; LOCATED IN: endomembrane system; CONTAINS InterPro DOMAIN/s: Glycoside hydrolase, family 10 (InterPro:IPR001000), Glycoside hydrolase, catalytic core (InterPro:IPR017853), Glycoside hydrolase, subgroup, catalytic core (InterPro:IPR013781), Galactose-binding domain-like (InterPro:IPR008979); BEST Arabidopsis thaliana protein match is: glycosyl hydrolase family 10 protein (TAIR:AT4G38300.1); Has 2063 Blast hits to 2053 proteins in 438 species: Archae - 10; Bacteria - 1176; Metazoa - 20; Fungi - 357; Plants - 277; Viruses - 0; Other Eukaryotes - 223 (source: NCBI BLink).) — MKCSSMCCLILLALSLLTAFTLASSSNGIDGPFYDSTAYTECRAEAEKPLYNGGMLKDQKPSVPGKDSLTGIGAHYTPTYILHNLTQNTIYCFSIWVKIEAGAASAHVRARLRADNATLNCVGSVTAKHGCWSFLKGGFLLDSPCKQSILFFETSEDDGKIQLQVTSASLQPFTQEQWRNNQDYFINTARKRAVTIHVSKENGESVEGAEVTVEQISKDFSIGSAISKTILGNIPYQEWFVKRFDATVFENELKWYATEPDQGKLNYTLADKMMNFVRANRIIARGHNIFWEDPKYNPDWVRNLTGEDLRSAVNRRIKSLMTRYRGEFVHWDVSNEMLHFDFYETRLGKNASYGFFAAAREIDSLATLFFNDFNVVETCSDEKSTVDEYIARVRELQRYDGVRMDGIGLEGHFTTPNVALMRAILDKLATLQLPIWLTEIDISSSLDHRSQAIYLEQVLREGFSHPSVNGIMLWTALHPNGCYQMCLTDDKFRNLPAGDVVDQKLLEWKTGEVKATTDDHGSFSFFGFLGEYRVGIMYQGKTVNSSFSLSQGPETKHVRLQI; from the exons ATGAAATGTTCGTCGATGTGTTGTTTGATCCTCTTGGCCCTTTCTCTCCTCACCGCCTTCACTCTTGCTTCTTCGTCAAATG GTATAGATGGACCTTTCTACGACTCTACTGCCTACACAGAG TGTAGAGCCGAAGCAGAGAAGCCACTATACAATGGAGGAATGCTGAAGGACCAAAAGCCTTCCGTCCCAGGCAAAGACTCTCTCACAGGCATTGGTGCTCATTACACACCAACTTACATATTGCACAATCTCACACAGAACACCATCTATTGCTTCTCCA TATGGGTGAAGATAGAGGCTGGTGCTGCATCAGCTCATGTAAGAGCAAGGCTGAGAGCAGACAACGCCACATTAAACTGCGTCGGTTCTGTAACTGCCAAACATGGTTGCTGGTCTTTCCTCAAAGGAGGATTCCTTCTTGATTCTCCTTGTAAACAATCCATCCTCTTCTTTGAG ACATCAGAGGACGATGGTAAGATCCAATTACAAGTGACGAGTGCCTCTCTTCAGCCATTCACGCAGGAGCAATGGAGGAACAACCAAGATTACTTCATAAATACC GCGAGAAAACGAGCAGTGACAATTCACGTGTCAAAAGAAAACGGAGAGAGCGTTGAAGGAGCAGAGGTGACAGTAGAGCAGATCTCTAAAGACTTCTCCATTGGATCTGCCATCTCCAAAACTATCCTTGGAAACATTCCTTACCAA GAATGGTTCGTCAAGAGATTCGACGCCACGGTATTCGAGAACGAGCTGAAATGGTACGCGACGGAGCCCGATCAAGGCAAACTCAACTACACATTGGCTGATAAGATGATGAATTTCGTCAGAGCCAACAGAATCATCGCTCGCGGTCACAACATATTCTGGGAGGATCCCAAATACAATCCCGATTGGGTTCGTAATCTAACCGGCGAAGATCTCCGGTCGGCGGTTAACCGGCGAATCAAGAGTCTGATGACTCGGTACAGAGGAGAGTTCGTGCATTGGGACGTGAGCAACGAGATGCTTCACTTTGACTTCTACGAGACTCGACTGGGGAAGAACGCGTCGTACGGATTCTTCGCCGCGGCTCGTGAGATTGACTCATTGGCGACTCTGTTCTTCAATGATTTCAACGTGGTGGAGACTTGCAGCGACGAGAAGTCAACGGTTGACGAATACATCGCGAGGGTGAGGGAACTCCAACGGTACGACGGCGTAAGGATGGACGGAATAGGTCTCGAGGGTCACTTCACGACGCCAAACGTAGCGCTGATGAGAGCCATCCTCGATAAACTCGCTACGCTCCAGCTCCCAATCTGGCTCACCGAGATTGATATCAGCAGCAGCCTCGACCACCGCTCTCAG GCGATTTATTTGGAGCAAGTGTTACGTGAAGGATTCTCGCACCCATCGGTAAACGGTATAATGCTATGGACCGCACTTCACCCAAACGGCTGTTACCAAATGTGCCTCACTGACGATAAATTCCGGAACCTTCCAGCCGGAGACGTGGTGGATCAGAAGCTTCTAGAATGGAAGACTGGTGAAGTTAAGGCGACGACAGATGACCATGGTTCCTTTAGCTTCTTCGGCTTTTTGGGAGAGTATAGAGTTGGCATCATGTACCAAGGTAAGACGGTTAATTCGTCTTTCTCGTTATCTCAAGGCCCTGAGACCAAACATGTGAGGCTTCAAATCTAA
- the RPN10 gene encoding regulatory particle non-ATPase 10 (regulatory particle non-ATPase 10 (RPN10); FUNCTIONS IN: peptide receptor activity; INVOLVED IN: in 19 processes; LOCATED IN: cytosol, proteasome regulatory particle, base subcomplex, proteasome complex, nucleus, membrane; EXPRESSED IN: 24 plant structures; EXPRESSED DURING: 15 growth stages; CONTAINS InterPro DOMAIN/s: Ssl1-like (InterPro:IPR007198), Ubiquitin interacting motif (InterPro:IPR003903), von Willebrand factor, type A (InterPro:IPR002035); Has 677 Blast hits to 665 proteins in 240 species: Archae - 0; Bacteria - 16; Metazoa - 271; Fungi - 148; Plants - 120; Viruses - 0; Other Eukaryotes - 122 (source: NCBI BLink).) — protein sequence MVLEATMICIDNSEWMRNGDYSPSRLQAQTEAVNLLCGAKTQSNPENTVGILTMAGKGVRVLTTPTSDLGKILACMHGLDVGGEINLTAAIQIAQLALKHRQNKNQRQRIIVFAGSPIKYEKKALEIVGKRLKKNSVSLDIVNFGEDDDEEKPQKLEALLTAVNNNDGSHIVHVPSGANALSDVLLSTPVFTGDEGASGYVSAAAAAAAAGGDFDFGVDPNIDPELALALRVSMEEERARQEAAAKKAADEAGQKDKDGDTASASQETVARTTDKNAEPMDEDSALLDQAIAMSVGDVNMSEAADEDQDLALALQMSMSGEESSEATGAGNNLLGNQAFISSVLSSLPGVDPNDPAVKELLASLPDESKRTEEEESSSKKGEDEKK from the exons ATGGTTCTCGAG GCGACTATGATATGTATCGACAACTCCGAGTGGATGCGAAACGGAGATTACTCTCCGTCTAGGTTACAGGCGCAAACGGAAGCTGTTAATCTTCTTTGCGGAGCCAAAACCCAG TCGAATCCGGAGAATACGGTGGGGATTTTGACAATGGCTGGCAAAGGAGTTAGAGTATTGACTACTCCTACCTCTGATCTTGGCAAAATTCTGGCCTGTATGCACG GCCTTGATGTGGGAGGAGAGATCAACTTAACCGCAGCTATCCAGATCGCCCAGCTAGCTCTTAAGCATCGCCAAAACAAGAATCAACGCCAAAGGATTATTGTTTTTGCTGGAAG TCCAATCAAGTACGAGAAGAAGGCCCTAGAGATAGTTGGAAAAAGGCTGAAGAAGAATAGTGTCTCTCTTGATATTGTCAATTTCGgggaggatgatgatgaggaaaagCCTCAGAAACTCGAGGCGCTCCTTACAGCTGTGAATAACAATGACGGTAGCCACATTGTTCATGTTCCTTCTGGAGCCAATGCTCTCTCAGATGTGCTTCTCAG CACACCTGTATTCACGGGTGATGAGGGTGCAAGTGGCTATGTTTCTGCGGCAGCTGCTGCAGCGGCCGCAGGTGGGGACTTCGACTTTGGTGTGGACCCAAATATCGATCCAGAACTTGCTCTTGCCCTTCGGGTCTCcatggaggaggagagagcaAGACAAGAAGCTGCTGCCAAGAAGGCGGCCGATGAGGCAGGTCAGAAAGACAAAGATGGGGACACAGCTTCCGCCTCACAGGAGACAGTTGCTAGGACAACTGACAAGAACGCTGAACCAATG GATGAGGACAGTGCGTTGCTAGATCAGGCAATTGCTATGTCTGTTGGTGATGTGAATATGTCAGAAGCGGCTGATGAGGACCAGGATCTGGCTTTAG CTCTGCAAATGTCAATGAGTGGGGAAGAGTCAAGTGAAGCTACAGGTGCTGGAAACAACCTCTTGGGAAATCAAGCCTTCATATCGTCTGTTCTCTCATCG CTTCCTGGGGTGGATCCAAATGATCCGGCAGTTAAAGAACTACTAGCGTCTCTGCCAGACGAGTCAAAG CGTACCGAGGAGGAAGAGAGTAGTAGCAAAAAAGGCGAGGAtgagaagaagtga